A stretch of the Aegilops tauschii subsp. strangulata cultivar AL8/78 chromosome 4, Aet v6.0, whole genome shotgun sequence genome encodes the following:
- the LOC109752851 gene encoding acyl-CoA-binding domain-containing protein 5 has product MELLFELLLTAAATLLVAFLLAKLLSGTNDPPRRDRAAGPADVIAEEKAEEAEEERAIEVDEVGAWADVAAPPLAEGWVEVEKAPATVAEGMTEWVAAEEEGVPATLLAPELFLGTVSREQKEEGEVGKKHCDLTAAAEAAVEAKPRDLGDEAAPSEVLDVELEEETAQQHDLGAEGAPSEVPDAGVQKQEVHAMEAVEVKQLHLDVGAAPAEVIDAGPEEKAEGVQAAEVIPRELASETPPADVLDVVIGKQEEQVIEASQHELAPVVAPRVIPDAAAKDEEMKEQSVEEVVQVHNKEEARREAGTDDQQEKLVPKDEPALEKSDDLNVSQEDSSNDKVDVQLPEKDTTLLGMPEDEARASMEFEEWEGIERSEVEKRFGAAAAFAASDAGAAALSKLNSDVQLQLQGLLKVAVDGPCYDAAQPLTLRPSSRAKWVSWQKLGNMHPEIAMEKYMNLLSEFVPGWMGDTTPSTEKHKVDVDSEGAVLTMTTHTSDPQISQGNEGSTSIDEGPLTSPPNPEKGQSSDVPAE; this is encoded by the exons ATGGAGCTGCTGTTCGAGCTGCTCCTCACGGCGGCGGCCACcctcctcgtcgccttcctgcTCGCCAAGCTCCTCTCCGGGACCAATGATCCCCCCCGGCGCGATCGCGCGGCGGGGCCCGCTGACGTGATCGCGGAGGAAAAAGCGGAGGAGGCGGAAGAGGAGAGGGCCATCGAGGTCGACGAGGTGGGAGCGTGGGCGGATGTGGCGGCGCCGCCTCTCGCCGAGGGGTGGGTCGAGGTGGAGAAGGCCCCCGCCACCGTCGCGGAGGGGATGACCGAGTGGGTGGCCGCGGAAGAAGAGGGGGTTCCGGCGACGCTTCTTGCTCCGGAGCTGTTCCTTGGCACCGTGTCGCGGGAGCAGAAGGAGGAGGGTGAAGTTGGCAAGAAGCACTGCGATTTGACCGCCGCCGCGGAGGCGGCTGTCGAAGCGAAGCCGCGTGATTTGGGCGATGAAGCTGCTCCCAGCGAGGTTCTTGACGTGGAGTTGGAGGAAGAGACAGCCCAGCAGCATGATCTGGGCGCTGAAGGTGCCCCGAGTGAAGTCCCTGATGCGGGAGTGCAGAAACAGGAAGTTCATGCTATGGAAGCTGTTGAAGTGAAGCAGCTCCATCTGGATGTGGGGGCTGCTCCTGCAGAAGTTATTGATGCAGGACCGGAGGAGAAGGCGGAGGGAGTGCAAGCTGCTGAAGTGATTCCGCGTGAATTGGCTTCCGAGACTCCACCTGCAGATGTTCTTGACGTCGTAATTGGGAAGCAGGAGGAGCAAGTCATTGAAGCGAGTCAGCACGAATTGGCTCCCGTTGTGGCTCCAAGAGTGATTCCCGATGCCGCAGCAAAGGATGAGGAAATGAAAGAACAATCTGTGGAAGAAGTTGTTCAAGTTCACAATAAGGAGGAAGCTCGGCGTGAGGCCGGCACGGATGATCAGCAAGAAAAACTGGTCCCTAAGGACGAGCCGGCTCTTGAGAAATCTGATGATCTAAATGTCAGCCAAGAAGACAGCTCTAATGACAAAGTGGATGTTCAGTTACCCGAGAAGGATACCACATTGCTAGGGATGCCGGAAGATGAGGCTAGAGCGAGCATGGAGTTTGAAGAGTGGGAAGGGATTGAGAGAAGTGAAGTGGAGAAGAGATTTGGTGCAGCAGCGGCATTTGCAGCTAGTGACGCCGGGGCGGCTGCTCTGTCGAAGCTGAATAGCGATGTGCAGCTGCAGCTGCAGGGACTTCTCAAGGTTGCAGTTGATGGTCCCTGTTATGACGCTGCACAACCACTTACACTGAGACCTTCTTCTCGTGCAAAATG GGTCTCTTGGCAAAAGCTAGGAAACATGCATCCTGAGATTGCTATGGAAAAATACATGAATCTTTTGTCAGAATTTGTTCCTGGATGGATGGGAGACACAACCCCG AGCACAGAGAAACACAAAGTTGATGTTGATTCTGAAGGGGCCGTTTTAACAATGACTACTCATACAAGCGACCCACAGATCAGTCAAGG GAATGAAGGTAGTACTAGCATAGATGAAGGTCCACTAACAAGTCCTCCTAACCCAGAAAAAG GGCAGAGTTCTGACGTCCCTGCTGAATGA